A stretch of Pseudoclavibacter chungangensis DNA encodes these proteins:
- the argC gene encoding N-acetyl-gamma-glutamyl-phosphate reductase has product MSYSVAVAGASGYAGGELLRLLAAHPQFEVRTVTAHQNAGEPLRRVHPHLASYGDTVLAPTTADSLRGHEIVFLALPHGHSGAIAEQLGGDALLVDCGADHRLESAQDWADYYGGDHYGSWTYGMPELPLADGGRQRAALGGVRRIAVPGCNVTAVTFALAPAITRALVEPRDLTAVLAVGPSGAGKKASVDLLGSELIGSANPYAVDGGHRHNPEIRQNLRRAGGTEVALTFTPVIVPMSRGILATTSARLREGVSLADVRAAFDEVYADERFIDLLPAGVWPRSGDVTGSNRAAIGVGVDERAGRLVAVSAIDNLGKGTAGAAIQSANLALGLDESLGLPLDGVAP; this is encoded by the coding sequence ATGTCCTACTCCGTCGCCGTCGCAGGTGCCAGCGGGTATGCCGGGGGAGAGCTGTTGCGGCTCCTCGCCGCGCACCCGCAGTTCGAGGTGCGCACCGTCACCGCCCACCAGAACGCCGGCGAGCCGCTCCGACGCGTGCACCCGCACCTCGCGAGCTACGGCGACACCGTGCTCGCGCCGACGACGGCGGACTCACTGCGCGGCCACGAAATCGTGTTCCTCGCGCTCCCGCACGGGCACTCCGGTGCCATCGCCGAACAGCTCGGTGGCGACGCGCTCCTCGTGGACTGCGGGGCCGACCACCGGCTCGAATCCGCCCAGGACTGGGCCGACTACTACGGTGGCGACCACTACGGCTCGTGGACCTACGGCATGCCCGAGCTGCCCCTCGCCGACGGCGGACGACAGCGTGCCGCGCTCGGCGGCGTGCGTCGCATCGCGGTGCCCGGGTGCAACGTCACGGCCGTGACCTTCGCGCTCGCGCCCGCCATCACGCGGGCACTCGTCGAGCCCCGCGACCTGACCGCCGTCCTCGCCGTCGGCCCGTCGGGTGCGGGCAAGAAGGCCTCGGTCGACCTGCTCGGGTCGGAGCTCATCGGCTCGGCGAACCCGTACGCCGTCGACGGCGGGCACCGGCACAATCCCGAGATCCGGCAGAACCTGCGTCGTGCGGGCGGCACCGAGGTCGCCCTCACGTTCACGCCCGTGATCGTGCCGATGTCGCGCGGTATCCTCGCGACGACGAGCGCGCGACTGCGCGAGGGCGTCTCGCTCGCGGACGTGCGCGCCGCGTTCGACGAGGTCTACGCCGACGAGCGCTTCATCGACCTCCTGCCGGCCGGCGTCTGGCCGCGTTCCGGCGACGTGACCGGATCGAACCGCGCCGCGATCGGTGTCGGCGTCGACGAGCGCGCGGGACGCCTCGTCGCCGTCAGTGCGATCGACAACCTCGGCAAGGGCACGGCCGGCGCCGCCATCCAATCCGCAAACCTCGCCCTGGGGCTCGACGAGTCCCTCGGCCTCCCACTGGACGGAGTCGCACCATGA
- a CDS encoding aminotransferase class V-fold PLP-dependent enzyme: MTRLTDSSVGLTDAEVDAIRADFPILGQSIEGEPLAYLDSGATSQRPRQVLDAERGFLEHDYAAVHRGAHTLAARSTEAYEDARATVAGFVGAEAEQISWTLNATDALNLVVGGLDRASHGFGGPEAKRLALGPGDEILITEAEHHANLVPWQQLARSTGAELRYVPVRDDGTWTLDDAAARIGPRTRVVAFAHVSNVTGLVAPVAELVELARAVGAATVLDACQSAPHRPLDLPALGVDAAAFSGHKMLGPTGIGVLYGRPEFLDALPPVRTGGSMITTVTMEATEFMAPPLRFEAGTQPVSQAVALAEAVRYLQAVGLERIDAHERAIGARLVRGLEGIDGVRVIGPAADVPRAGLASFAVDGVHAHDVTQFLDARGIAVRGGHHCAQPLHRRLGLTASTRASSYLYTTSSEVERLLEAVADVRSYFGVAS; this comes from the coding sequence ATGACCCGACTCACCGACTCGAGCGTCGGCCTCACCGACGCCGAGGTCGACGCGATCCGCGCGGACTTCCCCATCCTGGGCCAGTCGATCGAGGGCGAGCCGCTCGCGTATCTCGATTCGGGTGCGACCTCGCAGCGGCCCCGCCAGGTGCTCGACGCCGAGCGCGGGTTCCTCGAGCACGACTACGCGGCGGTGCACCGTGGCGCGCACACCCTCGCGGCCCGCTCGACGGAGGCGTACGAGGACGCCCGCGCGACCGTCGCGGGGTTCGTCGGTGCAGAGGCCGAACAGATCTCGTGGACACTCAATGCGACCGACGCGCTCAATCTCGTCGTGGGCGGTCTCGATCGCGCCTCCCACGGCTTCGGCGGACCCGAGGCGAAGCGTCTCGCGCTCGGCCCGGGCGACGAGATCCTCATCACCGAGGCCGAGCACCACGCGAACCTCGTTCCCTGGCAGCAGTTGGCCCGGTCCACGGGGGCCGAGTTGCGCTACGTGCCCGTGCGCGACGACGGGACGTGGACACTCGACGACGCCGCCGCCCGCATCGGCCCACGAACTCGCGTCGTCGCGTTCGCCCACGTCTCGAACGTCACGGGACTCGTCGCGCCCGTCGCCGAGCTCGTCGAGCTCGCGCGGGCGGTCGGCGCCGCCACGGTCCTCGACGCGTGTCAATCGGCGCCGCACCGACCACTCGACCTCCCCGCGCTCGGTGTCGACGCGGCGGCGTTCTCGGGGCACAAGATGCTGGGCCCCACCGGCATCGGCGTCCTCTACGGCCGCCCCGAGTTCCTCGATGCGCTCCCACCCGTGCGGACGGGCGGATCGATGATCACGACCGTCACGATGGAGGCGACCGAGTTCATGGCGCCGCCGCTGCGCTTCGAAGCGGGCACGCAGCCCGTGAGCCAGGCCGTCGCACTCGCCGAGGCCGTCCGGTACCTGCAGGCGGTGGGACTCGAGCGGATCGACGCACACGAGCGCGCGATCGGTGCGCGTCTCGTGCGCGGCCTCGAAGGCATCGACGGTGTTCGCGTCATCGGTCCGGCCGCGGACGTCCCACGGGCCGGTCTCGCGAGCTTCGCGGTCGACGGCGTCCACGCGCACGACGTGACCCAGTTCCTCGACGCCCGCGGCATCGCGGTGCGCGGCGGGCATCACTGTGCCCAACCGTTGCACCGGCGGCTCGGGCTCACCGCCTCGACGCGTGCGAGCAGCTACCTCTACACGACGTCGTCCGAGGTCGAGCGTCTGCTCGAGGCCGTCGCCGACGTGCGGAGCTACTTCGGGGTCGCGTCGTGA
- the sufU gene encoding Fe-S cluster assembly sulfur transfer protein SufU — protein sequence MSDPLASLYQEVILDHSRRRAGEGELPDADAAHFERNPTCGDELTMRVRLDATGERVKALAWQGDGCSISMASASVLSELAVGRTVEEVDELVSTFRELLRRREPSEADEELLEDAIAFRGVAKFVMRVKCAMLAWVALEAAVAEARVSRD from the coding sequence GTGAGCGATCCGCTCGCGTCGCTGTACCAGGAGGTCATCCTCGACCACTCGAGGCGGCGGGCGGGCGAGGGCGAATTGCCCGACGCGGACGCCGCCCACTTCGAGCGCAACCCGACGTGCGGCGACGAACTGACGATGCGCGTCCGGCTCGACGCGACCGGCGAGCGCGTCAAGGCGCTCGCCTGGCAGGGCGACGGGTGCAGCATCTCCATGGCGTCCGCCTCGGTGCTCTCGGAGCTCGCCGTCGGGCGCACCGTCGAGGAGGTCGACGAGCTCGTCTCGACGTTCCGCGAGCTCCTCCGGCGTCGGGAGCCGAGCGAGGCGGACGAGGAGTTGCTCGAGGACGCGATCGCGTTCCGCGGCGTCGCGAAGTTCGTCATGCGCGTGAAGTGCGCGATGCTCGCCTGGGTCGCCCTCGAGGCGGCCGTCGCCGAGGCGCGCGTCAGCCGCGACTGA
- the pheT gene encoding phenylalanine--tRNA ligase subunit beta, with translation MRAPIGWLREVVDLPVQVKPKHVLDAFVRVGLEDEAVHGFDVTGPVVVGEVLERTPEPQSNGKTINWCLVRVAPEGEETADGGADVRGIVCGAHNFEVGDKVVVTLPGAVLPGGFAIAARKTYGHVSDGMIASVRELGLGDEHDGILVLATLGLDPEVGSDAKALLGLDEQAIEVNVTPDRGYAMSIRGLGREYSHATGATFHDPAVRPELEAIAHDALATDPGAVRVPVTVTEDTSVRDQDAVTVFSGTVVTGVDPTLPTPPWMRARLTLAGIRPLGLLIDITNYVMLELGQPIHGYDLSRLRGGIGVRRAEAGERLETLDGKVRDLSTEDLVITDDRGAIGLAGVMGGAETELGPETTDVYIEAAGFSPISIARTARRHKLPSEASRRFERGVDPRVAQVAGARVAELMVLLAGGELQPSGSLFTRFPTPEALTLPVDAPERIMGVEYADDEIVGALTAVGCEVWEEAPGVLGVTPPSWRPDLVNQVALVEEVGRLCDFERIPSVLPVAPPGRGLTREQRLRRQTADVLAAWGATEVLSYPFTTVADNDRFGRPDDGTTPAVKLANALDATTAWLRTSMLPGLLGVAHRNRSRGLTDLAIFEIGTLFRPGEGQELGVAELPDTSGRPLDAELQALADGLPSQPRGLGAVLVGERTEKSPHLAAADYGWQDAIELVRRVGLATACEIGVRQATHHAFHPGRCAELVVVDAEGTSHVVGYAGELHPDVAEAHDLPRVVGAVDLDLSAVIELGRRDVVAATIVGFPAATQDLSLVVAADVPAGDVRAAVVEGAGELLEHVHLVDDYRGRGLEDDEKSLTFALRFRADDRTLTAAEATAAKEAGAALAGERFGARIRA, from the coding sequence GTGCGCGCACCGATCGGTTGGTTGCGTGAGGTCGTCGACCTCCCCGTCCAGGTGAAGCCGAAGCACGTGCTCGACGCGTTCGTGCGCGTCGGGCTCGAGGACGAGGCGGTGCACGGCTTCGACGTGACCGGCCCCGTGGTCGTCGGTGAGGTGCTCGAGCGCACGCCCGAGCCGCAGTCGAACGGGAAGACCATCAACTGGTGCCTCGTCCGCGTCGCCCCCGAGGGGGAGGAGACGGCCGACGGCGGTGCCGACGTCCGTGGCATCGTCTGCGGGGCGCACAACTTCGAGGTCGGCGACAAGGTCGTCGTGACGCTGCCGGGCGCCGTGCTGCCGGGTGGTTTCGCGATCGCCGCGCGGAAGACGTACGGGCACGTGTCCGACGGCATGATCGCCTCGGTGCGCGAACTCGGGCTCGGTGACGAGCACGACGGCATCCTCGTGCTCGCGACCCTCGGCCTCGACCCCGAGGTGGGCAGCGATGCGAAGGCGCTCCTCGGTCTCGACGAGCAGGCGATCGAGGTCAACGTGACGCCCGACCGCGGCTACGCGATGTCGATCCGCGGCCTCGGCCGCGAGTACTCGCACGCGACGGGCGCGACGTTCCACGATCCCGCCGTGCGGCCGGAACTCGAGGCCATCGCCCACGATGCGCTCGCGACCGATCCCGGAGCGGTCCGCGTGCCGGTCACGGTCACGGAGGACACGAGCGTCCGTGATCAGGACGCCGTGACCGTGTTCTCCGGGACGGTCGTCACGGGTGTCGACCCGACCCTACCGACCCCGCCGTGGATGCGCGCGCGACTCACGCTCGCGGGCATCCGACCCCTCGGCCTGCTCATCGACATCACGAACTACGTCATGCTCGAACTCGGGCAGCCGATCCACGGCTACGACCTCTCGCGACTGCGCGGAGGCATCGGTGTGCGGCGGGCCGAGGCGGGCGAGCGACTCGAGACCCTCGACGGCAAGGTCCGTGACCTGAGCACCGAGGACCTCGTCATCACGGACGACCGCGGCGCGATCGGTCTGGCGGGCGTCATGGGCGGGGCCGAGACCGAACTCGGCCCCGAGACGACCGACGTCTACATCGAGGCCGCCGGGTTCTCGCCCATCTCGATCGCCCGCACGGCGCGGCGGCACAAGCTGCCGAGCGAGGCGTCGCGACGTTTCGAGCGCGGCGTCGACCCGCGCGTCGCGCAGGTCGCCGGAGCGCGCGTGGCGGAGCTCATGGTGCTGCTCGCTGGCGGCGAGCTGCAGCCGTCGGGATCCCTCTTCACCCGCTTCCCGACGCCCGAGGCGCTCACGCTCCCCGTGGACGCACCCGAGCGGATCATGGGCGTCGAGTACGCGGACGACGAGATCGTCGGCGCGCTCACGGCCGTCGGCTGCGAGGTGTGGGAGGAGGCACCGGGCGTACTCGGTGTCACGCCGCCGAGCTGGCGTCCCGATCTCGTGAACCAGGTGGCGCTCGTCGAGGAGGTCGGCCGACTCTGCGACTTCGAGCGCATCCCCTCCGTCCTCCCCGTCGCGCCTCCCGGGCGCGGCCTCACGCGCGAGCAGCGGCTCCGCCGCCAGACGGCCGACGTGCTCGCGGCGTGGGGGGCGACGGAGGTGCTGAGCTATCCGTTCACGACGGTCGCGGACAACGATCGCTTCGGCCGTCCCGACGACGGCACGACGCCCGCCGTCAAGCTCGCGAACGCGCTCGATGCGACGACCGCCTGGCTCCGGACGAGCATGCTCCCGGGCCTCCTCGGCGTCGCCCACCGCAATCGTTCCCGCGGTCTCACGGACCTCGCGATCTTCGAGATCGGCACGCTCTTCCGGCCAGGCGAGGGGCAGGAGCTCGGTGTCGCCGAGCTGCCCGACACGAGCGGTCGGCCGCTCGACGCGGAGCTGCAGGCGCTCGCCGACGGGCTGCCCTCGCAGCCGCGCGGCCTGGGCGCGGTCCTCGTGGGGGAGCGCACCGAGAAGTCGCCGCACCTGGCGGCCGCGGACTACGGCTGGCAGGACGCGATCGAGCTCGTCCGGCGTGTGGGCCTCGCGACCGCGTGCGAGATCGGTGTCCGACAGGCGACGCATCACGCGTTCCACCCCGGCCGCTGCGCCGAACTCGTCGTCGTCGACGCCGAGGGGACGTCGCACGTCGTCGGCTACGCGGGCGAGCTGCACCCGGACGTCGCCGAGGCGCACGATCTGCCGCGCGTCGTCGGTGCGGTCGACCTCGACCTGAGCGCCGTGATCGAGCTCGGCAGGCGGGACGTCGTCGCCGCGACGATCGTCGGGTTCCCCGCGGCGACGCAGGACCTCTCGCTCGTCGTCGCGGCGGACGTCCCGGCCGGCGACGTCCGGGCCGCGGTCGTCGAGGGGGCCGGCGAGCTGCTCGAGCACGTGCACCTCGTCGACGACTACCGCGGGCGCGGGCTCGAGGACGACGAGAAGTCGCTCACGTTCGCGCTGCGCTTCCGGGCCGACGACCGCACGCTCACCGCGGCGGAGGCGACGGCGGCGAAGGAGGCGGGCGCGGCGCTCGCCGGCGAGCGCTTCGGGGCACGCATCCGCGCCTGA
- the pheS gene encoding phenylalanine--tRNA ligase subunit alpha, with protein sequence MSESPNSSNPITPDAVDAAVEAGLEAIATAADSAALKVVRGAHLADGSPLAGLNAALRHLPNDEKKASGKLVGQARGRLNTAYAAREEELARAEAERRLAEETVDVTTAGSRDPLGARHPLTALQDRVSDIFVGMGWEIADGPELENEWFNFDALNFDADHPARAMQDTFFVEPVDRHLVMRTHTSPVQVRSLLERGVPLYVLCPGRTFRTDELDATHTPVFMQFEGLAIDRGLTMAHLRGTLEHFARAMFGDEARIRLRNNYFPFTEPSAEMDIWHPGAKGGPRWIEWGGCGMVHPNVLRAAGVDPDEYQGFAFGMGTERTLMFRNELSDMRDMVEGDIRFSEQFGMVI encoded by the coding sequence GTGTCTGAATCCCCGAACAGCTCGAACCCGATCACGCCCGACGCGGTGGATGCGGCGGTCGAGGCCGGACTCGAAGCGATCGCGACGGCGGCCGACTCGGCCGCGCTGAAGGTCGTCCGCGGCGCCCACCTCGCCGACGGCTCCCCGCTCGCGGGGCTCAATGCCGCCCTGCGTCATCTTCCGAACGACGAGAAGAAGGCGTCGGGGAAGCTCGTCGGCCAGGCGCGCGGTCGGCTCAACACCGCGTACGCCGCCCGCGAGGAAGAACTCGCCCGTGCGGAGGCCGAGCGTCGCCTCGCGGAGGAGACGGTCGACGTCACGACGGCCGGCTCGCGCGACCCGCTCGGTGCACGCCACCCACTCACCGCGCTGCAGGACCGCGTGAGCGACATCTTCGTCGGCATGGGGTGGGAGATCGCCGACGGCCCCGAACTCGAGAACGAGTGGTTCAACTTCGACGCGCTCAACTTCGACGCGGACCACCCGGCTCGGGCGATGCAGGACACGTTCTTCGTCGAGCCCGTCGACCGGCACCTCGTCATGCGGACGCACACCTCGCCCGTGCAGGTCCGGTCGCTCCTCGAGCGCGGCGTCCCCCTGTACGTGCTGTGCCCCGGGCGCACGTTCCGGACGGACGAGCTCGACGCGACGCACACGCCCGTCTTCATGCAGTTCGAGGGGCTCGCGATCGACCGCGGCCTCACGATGGCCCACCTGCGCGGCACGCTCGAGCACTTCGCGCGAGCGATGTTCGGCGACGAGGCGCGCATCCGCCTCCGCAACAACTACTTCCCCTTCACCGAGCCGAGCGCCGAGATGGACATCTGGCACCCCGGCGCGAAGGGCGGCCCGCGCTGGATCGAGTGGGGTGGCTGCGGCATGGTGCACCCCAACGTCCTCCGCGCCGCGGGTGTCGACCCCGACGAGTACCAGGGGTTCGCCTTCGGCATGGGGACGGAGCGCACGCTCATGTTCCGCAACGAGCTGAGCGACATGCGCGACATGGTCGAGGGCGATATCCGCTTCAGCGAGCAGTTCGGGATGGTGATCTAG
- a CDS encoding amino acid ABC transporter ATP-binding protein, with protein MANQSEPLVVVDHVEKHYGDFHALKDVNLTVERGQVVVVIGPSGSGKSTLCRTINRLETITSGEIRIDGKVLPAEGKALANLRAEVGMVFQSFNLFAHKTILENVTLGPIKVRGVSKAEAEAEARKLLDRVGVGHQANKLPAQLSGGQQQRVAIARALAMRPKVMLFDEPTSALDPEMINEVLDVMVELAREGMTMVVVTHEMGFARKAADRVVFMADGQILEDETPEEFFTNPRTDRSKDFLSKLITH; from the coding sequence ATGGCAAATCAGAGCGAACCTCTCGTCGTGGTCGACCACGTCGAGAAGCACTACGGCGACTTCCACGCGCTCAAGGACGTCAACCTCACCGTCGAGAGGGGCCAGGTCGTCGTCGTCATCGGTCCATCGGGCTCGGGCAAGTCGACCCTGTGCCGGACGATCAACCGGCTCGAGACGATCACCTCGGGCGAGATCCGGATCGACGGCAAGGTTCTTCCCGCCGAGGGCAAGGCACTGGCGAATCTCCGCGCCGAGGTCGGCATGGTGTTCCAGTCCTTCAACCTCTTCGCGCACAAGACGATCCTCGAGAACGTGACGCTCGGGCCCATCAAGGTTCGTGGCGTCTCGAAGGCCGAGGCCGAGGCCGAGGCGCGCAAGCTCCTCGATCGCGTCGGTGTCGGCCACCAGGCGAACAAGCTGCCGGCCCAGTTGAGCGGTGGCCAGCAGCAGCGCGTCGCGATCGCCCGGGCGCTCGCGATGAGGCCCAAGGTCATGCTGTTCGACGAACCGACGAGCGCCCTCGACCCCGAGATGATCAACGAGGTGCTCGACGTCATGGTCGAACTCGCACGCGAGGGAATGACCATGGTGGTCGTGACGCACGAGATGGGCTTCGCGCGGAAGGCCGCCGACCGCGTGGTCTTCATGGCCGACGGGCAGATCCTCGAGGACGAGACACCGGAGGAGTTCTTCACCAACCCCAGGACCGACCGATCGAAGGACTTCCTCTCGAAGCTCATCACGCACTGA
- a CDS encoding glutamate ABC transporter substrate-binding protein, whose product MRKRTVTTALGAGLIALLGLVGCASGTPGQEGGEVSEAPVATDVALEGSPTYDRMKAADKIVIGVKEDQPGLGYLDAVSGKRTGFDIDIARWMAAELGFGEDKIEFKAIPSANRETAIVNGDIDLYVGTYSITDKRKAQIDFAGPYFLTGQGLLVKSDSTITGVDDLNESTNVCSATGSTPIQNIRDNYPGVPVTEFDTYSQCVEALLNGQVQAVTTDQAILLGYAAQDPDNLKVVGEPFSEEKYGIGLPKGDDVLRNYLNDALENGNAKWQEIYDANLGSTGVKVEQPAVDRY is encoded by the coding sequence ATGCGCAAGCGCACGGTAACCACCGCACTCGGAGCCGGGCTCATCGCCCTGCTCGGCCTCGTCGGTTGTGCCTCGGGCACACCCGGGCAGGAGGGAGGCGAGGTCAGCGAGGCCCCCGTCGCCACCGACGTCGCCCTCGAGGGTTCGCCCACCTACGACCGCATGAAGGCGGCCGACAAGATCGTCATCGGCGTCAAGGAGGACCAGCCCGGTCTCGGCTACCTCGACGCGGTGTCCGGCAAACGCACCGGTTTCGACATCGACATCGCCCGCTGGATGGCGGCCGAGCTCGGCTTCGGCGAGGACAAGATCGAGTTCAAGGCGATCCCCTCGGCGAACCGCGAGACCGCGATCGTGAACGGCGACATCGACCTCTACGTCGGCACCTATTCGATCACCGACAAGCGCAAGGCGCAGATCGACTTCGCCGGGCCGTACTTCCTCACCGGGCAGGGCCTGCTCGTCAAGAGCGACTCGACGATCACCGGCGTCGACGACCTCAACGAGTCGACGAACGTCTGCTCGGCGACCGGCTCGACGCCGATCCAGAACATCCGCGACAACTACCCTGGCGTCCCTGTGACCGAGTTCGACACGTACTCGCAGTGCGTCGAGGCGCTCCTCAACGGACAGGTGCAGGCCGTCACGACCGACCAGGCGATCCTGCTCGGTTACGCCGCCCAGGACCCCGACAACCTCAAGGTCGTCGGCGAGCCGTTCAGCGAGGAGAAGTACGGCATCGGCCTGCCCAAGGGTGACGACGTGCTCCGCAACTACCTCAACGACGCCCTCGAGAACGGCAACGCGAAGTGGCAGGAGATCTACGACGCGAACCTCGGTTCGACGGGTGTGAAGGTCGAGCAGCCGGCGGTCGACCGCTACTGA